The Micromonospora sediminicola genome contains a region encoding:
- a CDS encoding MFS transporter, translated as MIRSRLHPAWLVAAVAFVALVGAAGFRATPGVLLHPLHAEFGWPLATISAAVSVNLLLYGVTAPFAAALMDRFGVRRVVAGALVLVAAGSGLTVVMTESWQLILCWGVLVGLGTGSMALAFVATVTGRWFVRRRGLVTGVLTAGGAAGQLVFLPLVAVLVRDHGWRTAALVVAVAALAVVPLVVWLLREHPADLGRPAYGATEVVPPARPEGGAAARAVGALAAAARTRPFWLLAGGFAICGATTNGLVGTHFVPAAHDHGMAETTAAGLLALVGLFDIVGTVASGWLTDRVDSRLLLGAYYALRGASLLVLPSLFAGRAEPSMLVFIVFYGLDWVATVPPTVALCREWFGASGAVVFGWVFAAHQVGAALAATGAGLVRDRLGDYALAWYVAGALSIGAAGLSLLLRRRAAEEPTFVLPVVAGRRAWSYRG; from the coding sequence GTGATCCGATCCCGCCTGCACCCGGCCTGGCTCGTCGCCGCGGTCGCCTTCGTCGCCCTGGTGGGCGCGGCCGGCTTCCGCGCCACCCCCGGGGTGCTGCTGCACCCGCTGCACGCCGAGTTCGGTTGGCCGCTGGCCACCATCTCGGCCGCCGTCTCGGTCAACCTGCTGCTCTACGGCGTCACCGCCCCGTTCGCCGCCGCGTTGATGGACCGCTTCGGCGTCCGCCGGGTGGTGGCCGGCGCGTTGGTGCTGGTGGCGGCCGGCAGCGGCCTGACCGTGGTGATGACCGAGAGCTGGCAGCTCATCCTCTGCTGGGGCGTACTCGTCGGGCTGGGCACCGGCTCGATGGCGCTGGCCTTCGTGGCGACGGTCACCGGCCGCTGGTTCGTCCGCCGCCGGGGCCTGGTCACCGGTGTGCTCACCGCCGGCGGGGCCGCCGGGCAGCTGGTGTTCCTCCCGCTGGTCGCGGTGCTGGTGCGCGACCACGGCTGGCGGACGGCGGCACTCGTCGTCGCCGTGGCCGCGCTCGCCGTCGTACCCCTGGTGGTCTGGCTGCTGCGCGAGCACCCGGCGGACCTGGGCCGGCCCGCCTACGGCGCCACCGAGGTCGTGCCGCCGGCCCGGCCGGAGGGAGGCGCGGCGGCCCGCGCGGTCGGCGCGCTCGCCGCCGCCGCCCGGACCCGGCCGTTCTGGCTGCTCGCCGGCGGCTTCGCGATCTGCGGTGCGACCACGAACGGGCTGGTCGGTACGCACTTCGTGCCCGCCGCGCACGACCACGGCATGGCGGAGACCACCGCCGCCGGCCTGCTCGCCCTGGTCGGGCTCTTCGACATCGTCGGTACGGTCGCCTCGGGCTGGCTCACCGACCGGGTCGACAGCCGGCTGCTGCTGGGCGCCTACTACGCGCTGCGCGGCGCGTCGCTGCTGGTGCTGCCGAGCCTCTTCGCCGGCCGGGCCGAGCCGAGCATGCTGGTGTTCATCGTCTTCTACGGGCTGGACTGGGTGGCCACCGTGCCGCCGACGGTCGCGCTGTGCCGGGAGTGGTTCGGCGCGTCCGGGGCGGTGGTCTTCGGCTGGGTGTTCGCCGCCCACCAGGTCGGCGCCGCGCTCGCCGCGACCGGCGCCGGCCTGGTCCGGGACCGGCTCGGCGACTACGCGCTCGCCTGGTACGTGGCCGGCGCGTTGTCGATCGGCGCGGCCGGGCTGTCCCTGCTGCTGCGCCGGCGCGCCGCCGAGGAGCCCACGTTCGTCCTGCCCGTGGTGGCCGGCCGGCGGGCCTGGAGCTACCGGGGCTGA
- a CDS encoding GlxA family transcriptional regulator, translating into MSVPHRIAVLALDGVVALDLGTPAQVFGAARDEHRNPLYAVATCTPGGRPVRSTAGFQVLPDHGLELLETADTVIVPGIHAGPPLHDGTVAAEVADALRAAHARGARVMSICTGAFVLAAAGLLDGRPATTHWAYASRFRALHPAVRLDPDVLFVDDGPVLTSAGVAAGVDLCLHVIRTDHGSAVANRAARRCVVPPWREGGQAQYIERPVPKATATGTAATREWARQRLHEPVALREMAAHARMSVRTFTRHFRSETGLSPAQWLLQQRTEHARVLLESTDLSVDRIARDAGFGTTAALRQHFHARLGVPPTAYRRTFRAPDQPEPAPFADLGVVAPERPGMSALSTSTTP; encoded by the coding sequence ATGTCCGTACCGCACCGCATCGCCGTCCTCGCCCTCGACGGCGTGGTCGCCCTCGACCTCGGCACCCCGGCCCAGGTCTTCGGCGCCGCCCGCGACGAGCACCGGAACCCGCTCTACGCGGTCGCCACCTGCACGCCCGGCGGCCGGCCGGTCCGCAGCACCGCCGGCTTCCAGGTGCTCCCCGACCACGGCCTGGAACTCCTCGAGACCGCCGACACCGTGATCGTTCCCGGCATCCACGCCGGTCCGCCGCTGCACGACGGCACGGTGGCCGCCGAGGTGGCCGACGCGCTGCGCGCCGCCCACGCCCGGGGCGCCCGGGTGATGTCCATCTGCACCGGCGCGTTCGTGCTCGCCGCCGCCGGGCTGCTCGACGGCCGCCCGGCCACCACCCACTGGGCGTACGCCTCCCGCTTCCGCGCCCTGCACCCGGCCGTACGGCTCGACCCCGACGTGCTCTTCGTCGACGACGGGCCGGTGCTCACCTCCGCCGGGGTGGCCGCCGGCGTCGACCTCTGCCTGCACGTGATCCGCACCGACCACGGCAGCGCGGTGGCCAACCGGGCGGCCCGGCGCTGCGTGGTGCCGCCGTGGCGGGAGGGCGGCCAGGCGCAGTACATCGAGCGGCCGGTGCCGAAGGCCACCGCGACCGGCACGGCCGCCACCCGGGAGTGGGCCCGGCAGCGGCTGCACGAGCCGGTCGCGCTGCGCGAGATGGCCGCGCACGCCCGGATGAGCGTCCGCACGTTCACCCGGCACTTCCGCTCGGAGACCGGGCTGAGCCCGGCGCAGTGGCTGCTCCAGCAGCGCACCGAACACGCGCGGGTGTTGCTGGAGAGCACCGACCTGAGCGTCGACCGGATCGCCCGCGACGCGGGTTTCGGCACCACCGCCGCCCTGCGCCAGCACTTCCACGCTCGGCTGGGCGTACCACCCACCGCCTACCGCCGCACCTTCCGCGCCCCCGACCAGCCCGAGCCCGCGCCTTTCGCCGATCTTGGAGTTGTGGCGCCTGAGAGGCCAGGCATGTCGGCTTTGTCAACCTCCACGACTCCTTGA